The DNA region TTCCGCCGCCAGCTCGCCGCCGGCGCATGGGGCATCACGCTCGCGACCGCGCACCAGACGCAGGCCGCGTATCACGGCGGCGTGCGGCGCGTGCTGCTGGCGAATCAGCTGGTCGGCCGCCAGAACATGACGATCATCGCGGAGCTGCTGTCCGACCCCGACTTCGAATTCTTCTGCCTCGTCGATTCGGCCGACGGCGTCGACCAGCTCGGCCGCTTCTTCGGCGACGCGAAGAAAACGCTGAACGTGCTGCTCGAGCTCGGCGTGCCGGGCGGCCGCGCGGGCGTGCGCGATGCCGCGCAGCGCAAGGCCGTGCTCGACGCGATCGCGCGCTATCCGGACACGCTGAAGCTGGCCGGCATCGAACTCTACGAAGGCGTGCTGAAGGAGGAAGGCGAGATCCGCGCGTTCCTGCAGGACGCGGTCGCGCTCACGCGCGAGCTGGCCGAAGCCGGCCGTTTCGCGCGCACGCCGGCGATCCTGTCGGGCGCCGGCTCGGCATGGTACGACGTGGTCGCGGAGGAATTCGCGAAGGCGTCCGACGCCGGTTTCGCGGAAGTCGTGCTGCGTCCGGGCTGCTACCTGACGCACGACGTCGGCATCTACAAGAAGGCGCAGACCGACGTGTTCGCGCGCAACCCGATCGCCCGCAGGATGGGTGAAGGGCTGCTGCCGGCACTGCAGCTGTGGGCGTACGTTCAGTCGGTGCCGGAGCAGGATCGCGCGATCATCGCGCTCGGCAAGCGCGACGCGGCGTTCGACGCGGGCCT from Burkholderia ambifaria AMMD includes:
- a CDS encoding amino acid deaminase: MKVTNYQEPTINPLGKGLGNLPSASVPLGDATRLEWNLLAEDVSLPAAVLYADRIEHNLNWMQAFVQQYGAQFAPHGKTTMAPQLFRRQLAAGAWGITLATAHQTQAAYHGGVRRVLLANQLVGRQNMTIIAELLSDPDFEFFCLVDSADGVDQLGRFFGDAKKTLNVLLELGVPGGRAGVRDAAQRKAVLDAIARYPDTLKLAGIELYEGVLKEEGEIRAFLQDAVALTRELAEAGRFARTPAILSGAGSAWYDVVAEEFAKASDAGFAEVVLRPGCYLTHDVGIYKKAQTDVFARNPIARRMGEGLLPALQLWAYVQSVPEQDRAIIALGKRDAAFDAGLPEPARHFRPGRDSAPRDVAASEGWAVTGMMDQHAYLQIPPGADVKVGDMVAFDISHPCLTFDKWRQLLVLDPQFRVTEVVETFF